A genomic region of Mesorhizobium sp. NZP2077 contains the following coding sequences:
- a CDS encoding DUF3320 domain-containing protein, with protein sequence MQSADSSELVTNDSVAGRLPGSTIVADVASSFTYASYQNAIPVIRSIRLDNDTARSFENCRLELTSSPSFLRPKTWTVDRLIPGDRLQLSDRKVELDAGYLAGLNEAERGEITLRLSAAGEVLDEKRVTVRLLARDEWGGVADMAQLLPAFVMPNDPGVAPILKAAAERLAAHGHPSGLDGYQSQSPQRAYMLAAAIYSAMAGMGLHYAEPPASFESRGQKIRRPTTIAEERLATCLDTSLLFAAALEAAGLHPAVLMFDGHAAAGVWLAKRTFANAVEQDQMEVRKALASREFIAFETTGVTHRPALTLEAAQNALSVRLAEEQADAFVAAIDVRRSRSGGITPLASHEPVGRNVADEESATAIAALPLPAAPAIGEMPAEAVEIKPTTAAGRIDRWQKKLLDLTLRNRLLNFPDSKKTIPFLCTDVAYLEDRLANGAAVRLISLPEQNPLGERDAELYRDVHGRDLQRGFAAEALLRDELASTLDARQLEARLIDLYRQVRNDFAEGGANTLFLAVGFLRWKKKPEDGRSYRAPLLLVPVRLERRSASSRFTIRFHEDEPHFNATLLQFLERDFELRLPQFAGDLPLDDSGIDVPRILSSMRQAVRDVPGMEVIDETALSTFSFAKFLMWKDLVERTDALRQNRVVRHLIDTPQQAFESSDGQSAFRDEAELDHAYEPSSIISLLPLDSSQTSASMAAAEGRDFVIVGPPGTGKSQTIANMIANCLGVGKTILFVAEKTAALDVVYRRLREHGLGNHCIELHSNKADRRHFLAQLKASWENGGRADASQWIAINERLRSRRDELNAYVAALHKRYRNGWTQYLALGIALKSNDHLAPAFTWQTPDSHDAQTLLALEDLAAQVGLVFASVERRPELDLIDVGEWSSDWQLRLLAAATSLHSAIGQLTASIRDYQSCLGLAPSEPLSHAEIQSLVGLAQIMAQARSRDISIAYDRDFSTFADALTALERSIEGYRETERRLSATYEIATVRDLDLDVMDRQWRDAEASFWPRSAIGKSKIQKLLQSRAQRGTADPGKELQLLRRMREFLAAVDQSPLAGKPLPIEGLATDVKAISGTLDLARRLRVSLRIPGRSPDEFRAVVRSVAPSLRGILENDQLREAGDQLLAAVKELEAARLAFGEVSAREVADTSDGPGLEALRAKLIALADARNLFRDWAAWCQVKRQAIQHHLAPLVGQIETGTIAPEQARSAFRAGYARWWLPKVLDGDPVLRSFRRFQHENAITEFREIDDLVRTHATQRVVSALAHGLAPVQSVSRNSELGLLRHQMELQRPSQSIRDMIGKMPQSFAKLAPCMLMSPLSIAQYLPPNQALFDVVIFDEASQITTWDAVGAIARARQTIIVGDPKQLPPTNFFGRNEDEEEIADHEKDLESILDEARASGIPVRDLRWHYRSRSESLIAFSNYHYYHNRLVTFPSPAVDDRAVRLHRVPDGVYDRGKSRTNKVEAMAVVREAVTRMMGWLALPENDRPTLGVITFNAQQQSLILDLLDAARRDHPELEWFFAEDRVEPTIVKNLENVQGDERDVILFSITFYKDASGRPPAMDFGALNRDGGERRLNVAVTRARQELIVFSGFTADQIDPSRSKAIAVQHLKTFLDYAERGPIALPAQDLGSVGGFDSPFEEAVADHLEQRGWTVVPQVGISDFRIDLGIRHPDLTGAYLAGVECDGATYHRSATARDRDKVREQVLTGLGWTILRVWSTDWWFDAKSCADRLHASLETLLEESRARHSSEQTREVTTRWEMGQQLEPTGEPEAQTPAPIEEPLPLPTTSEVDLVSASVATATEPSGFAAFSTMVGEPTQNQGEQRRYRVTDLTDFRPDPEQFFEFSYGTTLRGMIEAVVDMESPLRTDVLAQRIARVHGWLRTGGRIRERIDLHLRDLDRTQESSGEFIWQKGGLSDLLPYRQPVNEEARRSIADIPLAELASVVIDNPGLLDMPDPARDMAHLLGVERLAAVSRARLDEAIARARQHIAGSS encoded by the coding sequence ATGCAATCTGCAGATAGTTCAGAGTTAGTAACAAATGATAGTGTTGCCGGTAGGCTACCTGGCTCGACCATAGTTGCCGACGTCGCGTCCAGCTTCACTTATGCATCCTATCAGAATGCGATTCCGGTTATCCGGTCCATCCGGCTCGATAACGACACCGCTCGCAGTTTTGAGAATTGCCGGCTGGAGCTTACGTCGTCACCGTCGTTCCTGCGGCCGAAGACCTGGACGGTAGACCGCCTCATCCCAGGCGACCGGCTCCAGCTCAGTGACCGCAAGGTAGAGCTTGACGCTGGATATCTCGCCGGCCTGAACGAGGCTGAGCGAGGTGAGATTACCTTGCGCCTGTCTGCAGCCGGTGAGGTCCTGGACGAAAAGCGAGTGACGGTGAGGCTGCTTGCGCGCGACGAGTGGGGTGGCGTCGCCGACATGGCGCAACTGCTTCCGGCGTTCGTGATGCCCAATGATCCCGGCGTTGCGCCGATCCTTAAGGCAGCGGCCGAACGGCTTGCCGCGCACGGGCATCCGAGTGGCCTCGACGGCTATCAATCGCAAAGCCCGCAACGGGCATACATGCTGGCTGCCGCAATTTATTCGGCGATGGCCGGCATGGGGCTGCACTATGCCGAGCCTCCCGCAAGCTTCGAGAGCCGTGGCCAGAAGATCAGGCGCCCCACGACGATTGCCGAGGAGCGCCTCGCGACCTGCCTGGATACCTCGCTTCTCTTCGCAGCGGCCTTAGAGGCAGCCGGTCTCCATCCCGCCGTCCTGATGTTTGATGGACATGCGGCTGCGGGGGTCTGGCTGGCCAAGCGCACTTTTGCCAATGCGGTTGAGCAGGATCAGATGGAGGTCCGCAAGGCGCTGGCCTCGCGCGAATTCATTGCATTTGAGACCACAGGCGTCACGCACCGGCCTGCGCTGACGCTAGAAGCCGCGCAGAACGCGCTCAGTGTCCGGCTTGCGGAGGAGCAGGCAGATGCCTTCGTCGCAGCCATAGACGTGCGGCGATCACGCAGCGGCGGCATCACGCCTCTCGCCTCGCACGAGCCGGTCGGACGCAATGTCGCCGACGAAGAGTCGGCAACTGCGATTGCGGCTCTGCCACTTCCGGCGGCGCCAGCAATCGGGGAGATGCCGGCTGAGGCCGTTGAGATCAAGCCCACCACAGCGGCAGGTCGCATCGACCGCTGGCAAAAGAAGCTGCTCGACCTGACGCTCAGGAACCGGCTGCTCAATTTCCCCGATTCGAAGAAGACAATTCCGTTCCTGTGCACCGACGTCGCCTATCTGGAAGACAGGTTGGCGAACGGGGCCGCGGTCCGTCTTATTTCGCTGCCAGAGCAAAACCCTTTGGGAGAACGCGATGCGGAGCTTTATCGGGATGTCCACGGTCGCGATCTGCAACGCGGGTTCGCGGCTGAAGCGCTGCTCAGGGATGAGCTCGCCTCCACGTTGGATGCCCGCCAGCTTGAAGCGAGGCTAATCGACCTCTACCGGCAAGTTCGCAACGACTTCGCTGAGGGCGGAGCAAATACGCTGTTCCTCGCCGTCGGTTTCCTCCGCTGGAAGAAGAAACCGGAGGATGGGCGCAGCTACCGGGCGCCGCTGCTGCTGGTGCCGGTCCGGCTTGAGCGGCGTAGCGCAAGCTCGCGCTTCACGATCCGCTTCCATGAGGACGAGCCACACTTCAATGCCACACTTCTTCAGTTCCTCGAGCGGGATTTCGAACTTCGTCTTCCTCAATTTGCCGGTGACTTGCCGCTCGACGACAGCGGGATCGACGTGCCGCGGATCCTGTCCTCGATGCGACAGGCGGTGCGCGATGTTCCTGGCATGGAGGTGATCGACGAGACCGCGCTGTCGACATTTTCCTTCGCCAAGTTCCTGATGTGGAAGGATCTTGTCGAACGCACCGACGCGCTTCGTCAAAACAGGGTCGTTCGTCACCTCATCGATACGCCCCAGCAGGCGTTCGAGAGCTCAGACGGACAGTCGGCCTTTCGCGATGAGGCAGAGCTCGATCATGCGTATGAACCTTCAAGCATCATAAGCCTGCTTCCCCTGGATTCCTCGCAAACATCGGCAAGCATGGCAGCGGCCGAGGGACGTGACTTCGTCATCGTCGGGCCGCCCGGGACCGGAAAGAGCCAGACGATCGCCAACATGATCGCCAACTGCCTTGGGGTCGGCAAAACAATCCTTTTCGTGGCCGAAAAGACTGCCGCGCTCGATGTAGTCTACCGCCGGTTGCGCGAACACGGACTTGGAAATCACTGTATTGAGCTGCATTCGAATAAGGCCGATCGCAGGCATTTTCTCGCCCAGTTGAAGGCATCATGGGAGAATGGTGGCCGGGCGGACGCCTCACAGTGGATTGCCATCAATGAGCGGCTTCGCTCGCGCCGGGACGAGTTGAACGCCTATGTCGCGGCGCTTCACAAGCGCTACCGGAACGGTTGGACGCAATATCTGGCATTGGGTATTGCACTCAAATCGAACGATCATCTGGCACCGGCGTTCACGTGGCAGACGCCGGACTCGCATGACGCACAAACGCTGCTGGCGCTGGAGGATCTGGCCGCGCAGGTCGGCCTGGTCTTCGCGTCGGTTGAACGTCGGCCAGAGTTGGACCTGATCGATGTTGGAGAATGGAGCAGCGATTGGCAACTGAGGTTGCTTGCTGCAGCGACGTCTCTGCACTCCGCCATCGGCCAGTTGACTGCATCGATACGGGACTATCAGTCCTGTCTAGGTCTTGCCCCCAGCGAGCCATTGTCGCATGCCGAAATCCAGTCGCTCGTGGGGTTGGCGCAGATCATGGCCCAGGCCCGCAGTCGCGATATCTCGATAGCATATGACCGGGATTTCTCGACTTTCGCGGATGCGCTCACCGCCCTGGAGCGCTCGATCGAGGGATATCGAGAGACCGAGCGTAGGCTCTCCGCCACCTATGAGATTGCGACTGTCCGTGACCTCGATCTGGATGTCATGGATCGCCAATGGCGTGATGCTGAAGCGTCGTTCTGGCCAAGATCGGCGATCGGCAAAAGCAAGATCCAGAAACTGCTTCAAAGCCGAGCACAACGTGGCACCGCCGACCCCGGCAAGGAACTTCAGCTGCTCCGTCGGATGAGAGAGTTTCTGGCTGCGGTCGACCAAAGCCCGTTGGCAGGCAAGCCACTGCCGATCGAAGGTCTGGCAACGGACGTAAAGGCCATCTCCGGCACCCTCGATCTTGCTCGACGGCTTCGCGTATCACTTCGCATTCCTGGCCGCAGCCCGGACGAATTTCGGGCCGTCGTCCGTTCTGTCGCGCCAAGTCTGCGCGGCATCCTTGAAAACGACCAGCTGCGCGAGGCCGGCGATCAGCTGCTGGCGGCCGTCAAGGAACTTGAGGCCGCGCGCCTGGCATTCGGCGAGGTTTCGGCACGGGAGGTGGCGGATACTTCGGACGGTCCTGGCCTTGAAGCGCTTAGGGCAAAGCTGATTGCGCTAGCGGATGCTCGAAACCTGTTTCGTGATTGGGCAGCCTGGTGCCAGGTGAAAAGACAGGCGATCCAACACCATCTTGCGCCTCTTGTTGGGCAAATCGAGACGGGAACGATAGCCCCCGAACAAGCACGGTCGGCCTTTCGTGCGGGTTATGCCAGATGGTGGTTGCCGAAGGTTCTCGACGGCGATCCCGTATTGCGAAGCTTCCGCAGGTTCCAGCACGAGAACGCCATTACGGAATTTCGCGAGATCGACGACCTGGTGCGCACTCATGCGACCCAGCGGGTCGTCAGCGCGCTTGCCCATGGACTTGCGCCGGTACAGAGCGTCTCACGCAACTCCGAACTCGGCTTGCTGCGACATCAAATGGAGCTTCAGCGACCGAGCCAGTCCATCCGTGACATGATCGGCAAGATGCCGCAGAGTTTTGCCAAGCTTGCCCCGTGCATGCTGATGTCACCACTTTCCATTGCGCAATACCTTCCCCCGAACCAGGCTTTGTTCGACGTGGTGATTTTCGACGAGGCCTCGCAGATCACCACCTGGGATGCAGTCGGCGCCATAGCCAGAGCGCGGCAGACAATCATCGTGGGTGATCCCAAGCAACTGCCGCCGACCAACTTCTTCGGCCGCAATGAGGACGAAGAGGAGATTGCGGATCACGAGAAGGACTTGGAGAGCATTCTCGATGAAGCAAGGGCGTCCGGGATCCCGGTGCGCGACCTCAGATGGCACTACCGTAGCCGAAGTGAATCGCTGATCGCGTTCTCCAACTATCACTACTACCACAACCGCCTGGTCACGTTCCCCTCGCCGGCTGTCGATGACCGCGCGGTTCGCCTGCACCGGGTTCCTGATGGCGTCTATGACCGTGGCAAGAGCCGCACCAACAAGGTCGAGGCCATGGCGGTCGTGCGCGAGGCAGTCACCCGGATGATGGGCTGGCTGGCCCTGCCGGAGAACGATCGCCCGACGCTCGGCGTGATCACCTTCAATGCACAACAGCAGTCACTGATCCTGGACCTGCTCGATGCCGCACGCCGAGACCATCCGGAACTCGAATGGTTTTTTGCCGAAGACCGGGTCGAGCCGACGATCGTGAAGAACCTGGAGAACGTCCAGGGCGACGAGAGAGACGTTATCCTGTTCTCGATCACATTCTACAAGGATGCCTCCGGGAGGCCGCCAGCAATGGACTTTGGGGCGTTGAACCGAGACGGTGGCGAGCGCCGCCTCAACGTCGCGGTAACACGCGCCCGCCAGGAACTGATCGTCTTCTCCGGCTTCACGGCGGACCAGATTGATCCATCGCGAAGCAAGGCGATCGCGGTCCAGCATCTGAAGACCTTCCTCGACTATGCCGAACGCGGCCCAATTGCATTGCCCGCCCAGGATCTTGGATCGGTGGGCGGCTTCGATTCCCCGTTCGAGGAAGCAGTCGCCGATCATCTTGAGCAGCGCGGCTGGACAGTCGTTCCGCAAGTCGGGATTTCCGACTTCCGGATTGATCTGGGAATTCGCCACCCGGATCTGACTGGGGCCTATCTCGCGGGCGTCGAGTGCGATGGAGCGACCTATCACCGATCGGCGACGGCAAGGGATCGCGACAAGGTTCGCGAGCAGGTTCTGACCGGGCTCGGTTGGACCATCCTTCGTGTCTGGTCGACGGATTGGTGGTTTGACGCAAAGAGCTGCGCTGATCGCCTTCACGCAAGCCTGGAGACCCTGCTTGAGGAAAGCCGGGCGCGTCATTCAAGCGAGCAGACGAGGGAGGTGACAACGCGTTGGGAAATGGGTCAGCAGCTCGAGCCGACAGGCGAACCGGAGGCCCAGACGCCGGCCCCAATCGAGGAGCCCCTGCCCCTCCCGACCACGTCCGAGGTTGATCTGGTTTCGGCAAGTGTTGCCACAGCAACCGAGCCCTCGGGCTTTGCAGCATTTTCAACAATGGTCGGCGAGCCAACCCAAAACCAGGGCGAGCAAAGACGTTATCGTGTGACGGATCTAACCGACTTTCGGCCGGACCCCGAGCAATTCTTCGAGTTTAGCTACGGCACCACGCTGCGCGGGATGATCGAAGCAGTCGTTGACATGGAGAGTCCATTGCGCACCGACGTTCTCGCCCAGCGCATTGCACGGGTTCACGGTTGGCTGCGCACGGGCGGCCGCATCCGCGAGAGGATCGACCTGCACCTGCGAGATCTGGATCGCACGCAGGAATCCAGCGGCGAATTCATTTGGCAAAAGGGCGGGCTCTCGGATCTCCTTCCCTATCGTCAGCCGGTCAACGAGGAAGCGCGACGTTCAATTGCCGACATACCGTTGGCCGAGCTTGCCTCGGTCGTGATCGACAATCCCGGACTTCTCGACATGCCCGATCCTGCACGCGACATGGCCCATCTTCTTGGAGTTGAGCGCCTTGCCGCGGTATCGCGCGCGCGGCTGGACGAGGCAATCGCCAGGGCGAGACAGCATATTGCTGGATCCTCCTAG